One Sphaeramia orbicularis chromosome 21, fSphaOr1.1, whole genome shotgun sequence DNA window includes the following coding sequences:
- the LOC115412833 gene encoding zinc finger protein 224-like, producing the protein MTKYKAGEDIVAEIEVSCDDGEEPGERHHCQKPFICSQCGRRFTRNGYQQTHLRTHTGEKQFRYSMCGKGFTRNSHVEQHKAVHKEEEHLSRVWNRTMGWTSAGVSSSFQLHPTSSADKPTIHPEFCFSGPLKNKGGAKADQNPLRVQADVTGHNANIPKKRTKKVKMDLTGEDVRSRRKELHCSECEKMFAFQSCLKRHMRSHAG; encoded by the coding sequence ATGACTAAGTACAAGGCTGGAGAGGATATAGTGGCTGAGATCGAAGTCAGCTGTGATGACGGGGAGGAACCAGGAGAACGTCACCATTGTCAGAAACCCTTCATCTGCTCACAGTGTGGTAGAAGGTTTACCAGGAATGGATACCAGCAGACACACCTGAGGACCCACACAGGAGAGAAACAGTTCAGATACTCAATGTGTGGGAAAGGCTTCACGAGGAACAGTCATGTGGAGCAGCACAAGGCCGTCCACAAGGAGGAGGAACATCTGAGCAGGGTTTGGAACAGAACCATGGGCTGGACCTCGGCCGGTGTCTCTTCATCCTTTCAGCTTCATCCCACCTCCTCAGCTGACAAACCCACCATCCACCCTGAGTTCTGCTTCAGTGGACCTCTGAAGAACAAGGGCGGAGCTAAAGCAGATCAGAATCCTCTACGAGTTCAGGCAGACGTGACCGGTCACAATGCAAACATCCCCAAGAAAAGAACCAAAAAAGTCAAAATGGACTTGACTGGAGAAGATGTGAGAAGTAGAAGAAAAGAACTCCACTGCTCTGAATGTGAGAAGATGTTTGCCTTCCAGTCCTGTTTGAAGAGACACATGAGAAGCCATGCAGGATAG